From Topomyia yanbarensis strain Yona2022 chromosome 1, ASM3024719v1, whole genome shotgun sequence, one genomic window encodes:
- the LOC131676255 gene encoding protein apnoia isoform X1 yields MVSSKYEKVILACIAVCCLIQLARCEQLNQNQDVAEGRTFGHHFLKRISFAIIPTAFVVGVITTLLSALTVVSMKGLGVGIILLVLAVSQIIARTVPATIQPPPIAYTAPAPGPIPIVYHKDW; encoded by the exons ATGGTCTCCTCCAAGTACGAGAAAGTGATCCTAGCATGCATCGCAGTGTGCTGCCTTATTCAACTGGCTCGATGCGAACAGCTGAACCAAAACCAAGATGTGGCAG AAGGCAGAACCTTCGGCCATCACTTCCTGAAGCGGATAAGCTTCGCCATCATTCCCACGGCGTTCGTCGTCGGTGTCATCACCACCCTGCTGTCTGCACTGACAGTAGTCTCGATGAAAGGTTTAGGCGTTGGG ATCATTCTGCTAGTGCTTGCCGTTTCGCAAATCATAGCAAGAACCGTCCCAGCGACCATCCAACCTCCACCGATCGCCTACACcgccccagcacccggtccgattCCGATTGTCTACCACAAGGACTGGTAA
- the LOC131676255 gene encoding protein apnoia isoform X2: MVSSKYEKVILACIAVCCLIQLARCEQLNQNQDVAGRTFGHHFLKRISFAIIPTAFVVGVITTLLSALTVVSMKGLGVGIILLVLAVSQIIARTVPATIQPPPIAYTAPAPGPIPIVYHKDW, encoded by the exons ATGGTCTCCTCCAAGTACGAGAAAGTGATCCTAGCATGCATCGCAGTGTGCTGCCTTATTCAACTGGCTCGATGCGAACAGCTGAACCAAAACCAAGATGTGGCAG GCAGAACCTTCGGCCATCACTTCCTGAAGCGGATAAGCTTCGCCATCATTCCCACGGCGTTCGTCGTCGGTGTCATCACCACCCTGCTGTCTGCACTGACAGTAGTCTCGATGAAAGGTTTAGGCGTTGGG ATCATTCTGCTAGTGCTTGCCGTTTCGCAAATCATAGCAAGAACCGTCCCAGCGACCATCCAACCTCCACCGATCGCCTACACcgccccagcacccggtccgattCCGATTGTCTACCACAAGGACTGGTAA
- the LOC131676256 gene encoding uncharacterized protein LOC131676256 → MIRMATGHVLWVVGVLLLLSGLVCVRCEMKKSWQVKNSSENSVEGSGALAPEADDVSVKMARFDPEAMPEEEDFEHNTLESETERVEQNAATAASNSTVTTGQAKPRLRSTYVANRTSSLFSFIRESAKAAPFVEDHEPEIQIDDFSADEADEDELDLGPDGATTPEQESYSEGVDMIETILEEVKGISEGQQQSQKEEQPKPESSSPENTEQYDLGPVLNMTIDEPNNIVNVKLNGKVLKEIFTGRGSGFGGGGMKKVWKYAMPLFVLPFLIQSAIIPFMLTTVKLFLVKSFMAGKLAIFLLLLGAFKNFTSKKDRELYVKDLPERRYEPYSSEWPYPYQSSDGRVGWNN, encoded by the exons ATGATACGGATGGCTACGGGTCACGTTCTGTGGGTGGTTGGGGTTCTGCTGTTGTTAAGTGGGTTGGTTTGTGTACGGTGTGAGATGAAAAAATCTTGGCAAGTGAAAAATAGTTCCGAAAATAGCGTAGAAGGAAGTGGTGCATTGGCGCCGGAAGCGGATGATGTATCGGTTAAGATGGCAAGATTTGACCCGGAAGCTATGCCGGAGGAGGAAGATTTTGAGCACAACACGTTGGAGTCGGAGACGGAGAGGGTTGAACAGAATGCAGCAACAGCTGCATCGAACAGTACTGTGACAACTGGTCAAGCAAAACCCAGACTACGAAGTACGTATGTAGCCAATAGAACTTCATCGCTGTTCAGCTTCATTCGGGAAAGTGCCAAGGCAGCTCCCTTCGTTGAAGATCATGAACCGGAGATTCAAATTGATGATTTCTCAGCTGACGAAGCTGATGAGGACGAGTTAGATTTGGGTCCCGATGGAGCGACAACTCCGGAACAGGAAAGTTATTCTGAAGGTGTCGATATGATCGAGACCATTCTGGAGGAAGTGAAAGGTATTTCCGAGGGACAGCAACAGTCGCAGAAAGAAGAACAACCAAAACCAGAAAGTTCAAGTCCGGAAAATACCGAGCAGTACGATTTGGGTCCGGTGCTAAATATGACCATCGACGAGCCGAACAATATCGTCAACGTTAAGCTGAACGGAAAAGTGCTGAAGGAGATCTTCACGG GTCGCGGAAGTGGTTTTGGCGGTGGCGGTATGAAAAAGGTCTGGAAATACGCTATGCCCCTGTTCGTTCTACCTTTCCTAATCCAGTCGGCGATCATACCGTTCATGCTGACGACGGTGAAGTTGTTCCTGGTGAAATCGTTCATGGCAGGAAAGCTGGCAATATTCCTGCTGCTTCTGGGAGCGTTCAAAAATTTCACCAGCAAAAAGGATAGAGAATTGTACGTGAAGGATCTACCGGAGCGGCGGTACGAACCGTACAGTAGCGAGTGGCCGTATCCTTACCAATCCTCGGACGGTAGAGTCGGTTGGAACAACTGA